The Actinomycetota bacterium genome contains the following window.
ACGTGGTGAGTACGGATTCCACTATCAGCTGGGCGCGCTCTATGAAGATGGACCGATCTGTGCTCGAGCCATCGCTCGCAAGGGACTGACAGACGTTGCTGTCATCCGCGACCGTGGTCCAATCGGCGGAGAGTACTTCGAATACTTCGTCGACCAATGCGAGATGAGCGGTCTGTCTGTCATCAGCGACCAGGTGGTCTCACCCATCGCCACAGATCTCACCGCGCAGGTAGCCAAGGCCAAGGCCGCCAATCCGCAGGCATTGGTGTACCTCGGCTTCGGCGGCATTCTCAGTGAGCTGTCACAAGCCATTGCAGATGCCAATTTCACAGTGCCGCGCTACACCTGCACCGCGGGATTGCATTGGTACAGCAAGACACCCGAAGAACGAGTGGTGCTGAAGGGGTGGACCTACGTCGACATGGTCGATGAGGAGAACCCAGTGATGCAGCACATGATGCGCGAGTTCAAGTCACGCTGGGACATGGATGGCCTCAACCCGATCTTCGGAGTCGGCTATGACATGGCAACCCTTGCAGCGCTTGGACTGCACTACGCGCCGGTCTACACCACGGAGGGCTTCAAGGAGGGTCTGGAGAAGATCCATCACGTGCCATCAGTGCTCGGCGGCAAGGGCACAGTGATGGGCTTTGGTCCGCACGAGCGCACCGCTCTCAAAGGTCCTGACTACCTGCTGCTGCGAGAGATGGATCTGGAGAGCACGCATCGTCATCTGGGCTAGGCGCATCAGTAAACGACCTAAGTAGAAAGTGCCCCGCCGAATTTTCGGCGGGGCACTTTCTCCTGCTTGGTGTGACTAGCGGTTGCGTGAGCCCTGCGGGCGTCGGCTGCCGTAGTTGCCGCTGCGATTGGACGATGCAGTGCGCGGCATCGCTGAGTTCGCGGGCACCTTGATGCCGGTCCACGTTGCCGTGACTCCGGCCTTCTTCAGCAGCATGCGCACTTCAGCCACCTGATCAGGTGTTGCCACCGTGATGACTTCACCGGCTGCACCGGCTCGCGCCGTACGCCCTGAACGGTGGGTGTAGGCCTTGTGCTCAATTGGCGGATCAGCGTGCACAACCAAGGGCACGTCGTCGACGTGAATGCCACGTGCGGCAATGTCCGTGGCAACGAGAACCTTTGCAGTGCCCGAGCTGAATGCAAACAGGTTTCTCTCTCGCGCATTCTGCGAAAGGTTGCCATGCATCTCAACGGCATTGATGCCGCCAGTCTCCAGCTTGCGAGTGAGCTGCTTGGCACGACTCTTCGTGCGCGTGAACATCACGACGCGACCGCGAGTTGCCAGTTCATGGATGGCGCCAGGTCGATCGGCGTCAGACACCACGAGCACGTGATGGTCCAACAGCACTGGGGCTTCCACCTCAGCTGCGTGCGAGACCGGGTTGTCCAGGTAGCGCTTGACCAAGGTGTCGACGCCACCAGCCAGTGTTGCGCTGAAGAGCATGCGCTGCCCATTGGAGGCCGTCGCATCGAGAATCTTGCGAACGATCGGAAGGAAGCCCTGATCGGCCATGTGATCGGCTTCGTCAAGCACCGTGATCTCAACGCGATCAAGAGTGACGTCCTTGGCCTGCATGTGATCAAGCAATCGACCAGGGCAGGCAACGACGATCTCGACCCCTTGAGAGAAGGCAGAGCGCTGCGGGCCGTGGCCCACTCCGCCGAACACCGTGGTCACGCGCATGTTGACGGCAGCCGCGAGCGGCTCAATCACTGCGGCGACCTGCGTTGCAAGCTCGCGGGTTGGCACCAGCACCAATGCACGCGGTCGACCCGGTGCACTCGGTTTGGGATTGGCGGCCAGTGTTGCCACCAGTGGCAGAGCAAAGGCCAGGGTCTTGCCCGAGCCGGTGCGACCCTGACCGAGCACATCGCGATTGGCGAGGGCATCGACCATGGTGGCCTGCTGAATCGGGAATGGCGCGAGGATGCCTTGACCGGCCAGAACCTGCGCCAGGATCTCGGGAACCCCCAGCGATACGAAGGGATTGTCAGCGTCGATCTCGCCAAGCAGGGGCTTGGTGATGACCAGCGGCTTGCCGGGGCCGTTGCCGTCACGCGATGCACCATTGGTGCGCGTGGCCGGGCGACGGCGTGGGTTATTGCGACTGTTTGTGGGTCGCTGGGACGTAGTACGTGAAGCTTGCGGGGACATCGTTGAAACTCCTCTAGCGGGCAATTGCGCC
Protein-coding sequences here:
- a CDS encoding ABC transporter substrate-binding protein — encoded protein: MAHGPVEPFKIGYLNEGLMEGDAFDASLGRAIRLRFEEAYESGLIDRPVELVVSTGYGLPSGTAKAVEDAWMELKDAGVLGILGPGITDNCIAVKPLFEKYKVATINFPGTVLSRGEYGFHYQLGALYEDGPICARAIARKGLTDVAVIRDRGPIGGEYFEYFVDQCEMSGLSVISDQVVSPIATDLTAQVAKAKAANPQALVYLGFGGILSELSQAIADANFTVPRYTCTAGLHWYSKTPEERVVLKGWTYVDMVDEENPVMQHMMREFKSRWDMDGLNPIFGVGYDMATLAALGLHYAPVYTTEGFKEGLEKIHHVPSVLGGKGTVMGFGPHERTALKGPDYLLLREMDLESTHRHLG